In Musa acuminata AAA Group cultivar baxijiao chromosome BXJ3-9, Cavendish_Baxijiao_AAA, whole genome shotgun sequence, a single genomic region encodes these proteins:
- the LOC135649915 gene encoding oxygen-evolving enhancer protein 1, chloroplastic-like, with protein MAASLQAAATLMQPAKVGATSRTAAGVQLRSSSHLTKAFGLEPAASARLTCSLQSDVREMAQKCADGVKLAGFALAASALVVTGASAEGVPKRLTYDEIQSKTYMEVKGTGTANQCPTIDGGVESFAFKPGKYNTKKLCLEPTSFTVKAEAVSKNAPPEFQKTKLMTRLTYTLDEIEGPFEVSPDGTVKFEEKDGIDYAAVTVQLPGGERVPFLFTIKQLVASGKPESFSGKFLVPSYRGSSFLDPKGRGGSTGYDNAVALPAGGRGDEEELSKENIKNTSSSTGTITLSVTKSKPETGEVIGVFESFQPSDTDLGAKTPKDVKIQGIWYAQLES; from the exons ATGGCAGCGTCCCTCCAGGCCGCCGCTACCCTCATGCAGCCGGCAAAGGTCGGCGCCACCAGCCGGACCGCTGCAGGAGTGCAATTGAGGTCCTCATCTCACCTCACCAAGGCCTTCGGCCTTGAGCCTGCTGCCAGTGCCAGGCTCACCTGCTCCTTGCAGTCGGACGTCCGAGAGATGGCCCAGAAGTGCGCTGATGGCGTCAAGCTCGCCGGCTTCGCCCTGGCCGCCTCCGCCCTCGTTGTCACG GGAGCAAGCGCGGAGGGAGTGCCGAAGAGGCTGACATATGACGAGATCCAGAGTAAGACGTACATGGAGGTGAAGGGGACGGGAACGGCGAACCAGTGCCCGACCATCGACGGCGGGGTGGAGTCGTTCGCCTTCAAGCCGGGCAAGTACAACACCAAGAAATTATGCCTCGAGCCCACCTCCTTCACCGTGAAGGCGGAGGCCGTGAGCAAGAACGCCCCGCCAGAGTTCCAGAAGACGAAGCTGATGACCCGCCTCACCTACACGCTGGACGAGATTGAGGGGCCCTTCGAGGTCTCCCCCGACGGCACCGTCAAGTTCGAGGAGAAGGACGGAATCGACTACGCTGCCGTCACCGTGCAGCTTCCCGGCGGCGAGCGCGTTCCCTTTCTCTTCACCATCAAGCAGCTGGTGGCCTCCGGCAAGCCCGAGAGCTTCAGCGGCAAGTTCCTGGTGCCCAGCTACCGGGGCTCCTCGTTCCTGGACCCCAAGGGGAGGGGGGGCTCCACCGGGTACGACAACGCGGTGGCGCTGCCCGCCGGAGGGAGGGGAGACGAGGAGGAGCTGAGCAAGGAGAACATCAAGAACACGTCGTCCTCCACGGGGACCATCACGCTGAGCGTCACCAAGAGCAAGCCGGAGACGGGCGAGGTGATCGGCGTGTTCGAGAGCTTTCAGCCGTCGGACACCGACCTAGGGGCGAAGACGCCCAAGGATGTGAAGATCCAGGGCATCTGGTATGCTCAGCTTGAGTCGTAG